Sequence from the Qipengyuania pelagi genome:
TGGTTCGCCAGCAGGGGGGCGATGTAGGTGTCGATGGCGAGCTTTATCCCTTCGGGACTTTCTTCCCCGTAGCTCAACCCCCCTATGGTCGTCCCTTCGCCGATGCCGGTTGCGCCGTCCGTGTCACGGATACGGACGATGACGATCGACTGGGCGTTCATCGTCACCATGGCCAAGGCATGGGGTCTGATGGTCGGAAGGTCGACGATCAGGGTCTCGATCGAACCCAATTTGACGCGGTTTGCCATTCAGACTTTCTCGGTGTTCCTCTCCGGTGGGGTATGCTCTTCCGATCGATGGTTGCCAAAGACTGATATCGTCTTAGGGTCATACCAGGAGGGTATGTCGATGGATTTGCGCCAACTCCGGTATTTCGTGGCGGTCGCGGAAGAACGGAACATCACGAGAGCCGCGGAGCGGCTGAACATGGCCCAGCCGCCCCTGAGCCGGCAGATCAAGCAGTTCGAGGAAGAGATCGGGACCGATCTCTTCGATCGCAGCGCGCGGCCCCTGGAACTTACGAAGGTCGGGCGACTGGTGCTCGAGCAGGCGCTTCAGGTCCTGGGTCGCATGTCCGAGATGCGGTCCATGGTAGACCGGGCGATCGCCGCCGATCGGCGCAGGCTTTCCATAGGGTTCGTGGCCTCGACCATCTATGCCCGCCTGCCTCCCATCATTCGCGAATTGCGTGCCAGCGATCCTCAGCTGGATCTCGGCCTGCTCGAGCTCGTCAGTCTCGATCAGGTCGTTGCTCTGAAGGACGGACGGATCGATGTCGGGTTCGGTCGGATAAGGTTCGAGGACGAGTCCGTCCGCAGGATAGTTCTGCGCAGGGAACCTCTGGTCGCCGCGATACCGACGGCGCACAGGCTCGCTTCTTCCGATCGGGAGCTTCTGGCGTTGCAGGACCTGGATGAGGTGGATCTGGTCCTTTATCCCCGAGAGCCCAGGCCCAGCTATGCCGATCAGGTTCTTCGCCTGATGAACGATGCCGGGGTCAGACCGAGGGTCGCCTACGAGGTGAGGGAACTGCAGATCGCGGTCGGCCTGGTAGCGGCCGGAGAGGGGGTTTGCATCGTGCCGGAGTCGGTCGCGAAGGCCCATATGGACGGCGTGTGCTATCGGTCCCTTCCGCCTGAAGCGGCATCACCGATCATCATGAACCATCGTCATGAGGATCGCTCGCCAGAGTTGAGACTCCTGGCTGACGTCATCGTGCGCACTTACGAGGTATGGGGCTATCCCATTCCAGAAGCTCTGCACAGTCTCGCCAACGGTGTCGACTGAGTTCGGCATGTCACGTCCCGCGTGCCGGTCGTAAATCTTTTCCGACGTGAAAGAATACTCGCCCAGACGTCCGTCGAACGTCTGGGCGAGCAGGCCGAACAGGTTCAGGAGGAGAGATTCCCGACTGCCCGTTAGAAGTTGATGACACCCTCGAATG
This genomic interval carries:
- a CDS encoding LysR family transcriptional regulator, whose amino-acid sequence is MDLRQLRYFVAVAEERNITRAAERLNMAQPPLSRQIKQFEEEIGTDLFDRSARPLELTKVGRLVLEQALQVLGRMSEMRSMVDRAIAADRRRLSIGFVASTIYARLPPIIRELRASDPQLDLGLLELVSLDQVVALKDGRIDVGFGRIRFEDESVRRIVLRREPLVAAIPTAHRLASSDRELLALQDLDEVDLVLYPREPRPSYADQVLRLMNDAGVRPRVAYEVRELQIAVGLVAAGEGVCIVPESVAKAHMDGVCYRSLPPEAASPIIMNHRHEDRSPELRLLADVIVRTYEVWGYPIPEALHSLANGVD